A genome region from Arachis duranensis cultivar V14167 chromosome 8, aradu.V14167.gnm2.J7QH, whole genome shotgun sequence includes the following:
- the LOC107463181 gene encoding calcium uptake protein, mitochondrial-like isoform X2 produces MSTFSTLRRPSLLITQRLHHSSQTCTPIIQPNNNNNQKKKLGCLGIVVGIFVCCSCSFFIPITTNNSNSPSSSHDDDANTSTFSSHSLFRKLSLPQNKHSLLFGDLYRRKVFFNYEKRMRLHSPPEKVFEYFASCRSPEGEVLMEAADLMRAVVPVFPPSESNLVREGYLKGERRSPGHLRCSPSLFFMLFDVNNDGLISFNEYIFLVTLLSIPESSFSAAFKMFDMDNDGEIDKEEFKKVMALMRSHNNYRQGAHHHRDGMRKGSKVNDDYVENGGVLEYFFGIDGKGRLSIHRFLQFMRDLHHEILRLEFDHYDYKSRKTISAKDFALSIVASADLSHLELRKTLLPFSLAIIGFAKVNGLLRREDFQRAASHVCGLSLSDNVVKIVYHLFDTNGDGHLSSDEFVRVLHNKENDITQPMETGILRFLSCCWNCKHSFPYSRLFS; encoded by the exons ATGTCTACGTTTTCTACTCTGAGGAGGCCCTCACTGTTAATAACCCAACGCCTGCACCACTCTTCACAAACATGCACACCAATAATCCaacccaataataataataatcaaaagaagaagctgGGTTGTTTGGGGATTGTGGTTGGAATTTTTGTGTGTTGTTCTTGTTCCTTCTTCATTCCCATCACTACCAACAACTCCAACTCCCCTTCATCTAGTCATGATGATGATGCAAACacttcaactttttcttcacaTTCTTTGTTTAGAAAACTCTCCCTTCCACAGAACAAACACAGCTTGCTCTTTGGAG ATTTGTACAGGAGGAAAGTTTTCTTCAACTATGAGAAGCGCATGCGTTTGCATAGTCCTCCCGAGAAG GTATTTGAATACTTTGCATCATGCCGGAGTCCGGAAGGAGAGGTGCTGATGGAGGCAGCAGACCTAATGAGAGCTGTGGTTCCGGTGTTCCCGCCATCGGAATCGAATCTTGTGAGGGAAGGATACTTGAAAGGTGAAAGAAGAAGTCCAGGCCATCTTCGTTGTTCCCCTTCTCTGTTTTTCATGCTCTTTGATGTCAACAATGATGGCCTTATATCTTTCAACGA GTATATCTTTTTGGTAACACTACTTAGCATACCAGAATCAAGTTTTTCTGCGGCATTTAAAATGTTTGACATGGATAATGACGG GGAGATTGATAAGGAAGAATTCAAGaaagtgatggcattgatgcgATCTCATAATAATTATAGACAAGGTGCTCATCACCATAGGGATGGAATGAGAAAAGGCTCAAAGGTCAATGATGATTATGTAGAAAATGGAGGTGTTTTGGAATATTTTTTTGGCATAGATGGAAAGGGACGCCTTAGCATTCatagattcttgcaatttatgagAGACTTGCATCATGAA ATACTAAGGCTGGAGTTTGATCATTATGACTACAAATCAAGAAAAACCATATCTGCCAAGGACTTTGCTCTCTCAATAGTAGCATCTGCTGATCTGAGTCATCTGG AGCTAAGGAAAACATTGCTTCCATTTTCATTGGCCATTATTGGTTTTGCAAAAGTGAATGGCTTGTTAAGAAGAGAAGATTTTCAGCGAGCTGCATCACAT GTTTGTGGATTATCACTTTCTGATAACGTGGTTAAGATTGTTTACCATTTGTTTGACACAAATGGGGATGGACACTTAAGTTCAGATGAGTTTGTAAGAGTGCTACACAACAAAGAAAATGATATCACTCAACCTATGGAGACAGGGATCTTGCGTTTCTTGTCTTGCTGTTGGAACTGTAAGCATAGCTTCCCATACTCGCGGTTGTTTTCTTAG
- the LOC107463258 gene encoding uncharacterized protein LOC107463258 has translation MAHTSSRTKSSGPVLRSLSPSSSSRFCSYTTSKTPFSTPSSAFASSTSSSFSTPSSSFHHHSHHRSASPTRVNLCGPGPLSSGVRFSIDARSISPNRSISNQIITKSNRPISIQKKSCMCSPTSHPGSFRCSLHKNAAANGGGNHHHGGGNHHLNMRRSAMKNSLVRIGGVEGEWVKRALTALIRPSSHQQRRRAGFEPRPSRLSVMSKAEDI, from the coding sequence atggcTCACACATCTTCAAGAACCAAATCGAGTGGACCAGTTCTTCGGTCGCTCTCACCGTCATCTTCTAGTAGGTTCTGTTCATATACCACATCCAAGACCCCGTTCTCCACGCCTTCTTCGGCTTTTGCGTCTTCTACTAGCTCTAGCTTTTCAACGCCTTCGTCCAGTTTCCACCATCATAGTCATCACCGTTCTGCTTCTCCAACACGTGTCAATTTGTGCGGTCCAGGTCCGTTGTCTTCCGGAGTCCGGTTCTCCATCGATGCGCGTTCTATTTCACCGAACCGGTCGATATCGAATCAAATAATAACGAAGAGTAACCGCCCGATCTCGATCCAGAAGAAATCATGTATGTGCTCGCCGACGTCACATCCTGGATCATTCCGGTGTAGTTTGCACAAGAACGCCGCCGCGAACGGCGGAGGGAATCATCATCACGGAGGAGGAAATCATCACCTTAACATGCGCAGATCTGCTATGAAGAACTCGTTGGTTCGGATCGGAGGAGTTGAAGGCGAGTGGGTGAAACGTGCTCTCACGGCGCTTATTCGTCCGTCGTCGCACCAACAGAGGAGGAGAGCGGGATTTGAACCTAGACCGAGTCGGCTCTCCGTCATGTCCAAGGCTGAGGATATTTGA
- the LOC107463181 gene encoding calcium uptake protein, mitochondrial-like isoform X1 — MSTFSTLRRPSLLITQRLHHSSQTCTPIIQPNNNNNQKKKLGCLGIVVGIFVCCSCSFFIPITTNNSNSPSSSHDDDANTSTFSSHSLFRKLSLPQNKHSLLFGDLYRRKVFFNYEKRMRLHSPPEKVFEYFASCRSPEGEVLMEAADLMRAVVPVFPPSESNLVREGYLKGERRSPGHLRCSPSLFFMLFDVNNDGLISFNEYIFLVTLLSIPESSFSAAFKMFDMDNDGEIDKEEFKKVMALMRSHNNYRQGAHHHRDGMRKGSKVNDDYVENGGVLEYFFGIDGKGRLSIHRFLQFMRDLHHEILRLEFDHYDYKSRKTISAKDFALSIVASADLSHLGRLLDLVEEMNNDPSFKDVHITFEEFNNFAELRKTLLPFSLAIIGFAKVNGLLRREDFQRAASHVCGLSLSDNVVKIVYHLFDTNGDGHLSSDEFVRVLHNKENDITQPMETGILRFLSCCWNCKHSFPYSRLFS; from the exons ATGTCTACGTTTTCTACTCTGAGGAGGCCCTCACTGTTAATAACCCAACGCCTGCACCACTCTTCACAAACATGCACACCAATAATCCaacccaataataataataatcaaaagaagaagctgGGTTGTTTGGGGATTGTGGTTGGAATTTTTGTGTGTTGTTCTTGTTCCTTCTTCATTCCCATCACTACCAACAACTCCAACTCCCCTTCATCTAGTCATGATGATGATGCAAACacttcaactttttcttcacaTTCTTTGTTTAGAAAACTCTCCCTTCCACAGAACAAACACAGCTTGCTCTTTGGAG ATTTGTACAGGAGGAAAGTTTTCTTCAACTATGAGAAGCGCATGCGTTTGCATAGTCCTCCCGAGAAG GTATTTGAATACTTTGCATCATGCCGGAGTCCGGAAGGAGAGGTGCTGATGGAGGCAGCAGACCTAATGAGAGCTGTGGTTCCGGTGTTCCCGCCATCGGAATCGAATCTTGTGAGGGAAGGATACTTGAAAGGTGAAAGAAGAAGTCCAGGCCATCTTCGTTGTTCCCCTTCTCTGTTTTTCATGCTCTTTGATGTCAACAATGATGGCCTTATATCTTTCAACGA GTATATCTTTTTGGTAACACTACTTAGCATACCAGAATCAAGTTTTTCTGCGGCATTTAAAATGTTTGACATGGATAATGACGG GGAGATTGATAAGGAAGAATTCAAGaaagtgatggcattgatgcgATCTCATAATAATTATAGACAAGGTGCTCATCACCATAGGGATGGAATGAGAAAAGGCTCAAAGGTCAATGATGATTATGTAGAAAATGGAGGTGTTTTGGAATATTTTTTTGGCATAGATGGAAAGGGACGCCTTAGCATTCatagattcttgcaatttatgagAGACTTGCATCATGAA ATACTAAGGCTGGAGTTTGATCATTATGACTACAAATCAAGAAAAACCATATCTGCCAAGGACTTTGCTCTCTCAATAGTAGCATCTGCTGATCTGAGTCATCTGGGTAGGTTGCTAGATTTGGTTGAAGAAATGAACAATGATCCAAGCTTTAAGGATGTACACATCACATTTGAAGAGTTCAACAATTTTGCAGAGCTAAGGAAAACATTGCTTCCATTTTCATTGGCCATTATTGGTTTTGCAAAAGTGAATGGCTTGTTAAGAAGAGAAGATTTTCAGCGAGCTGCATCACAT GTTTGTGGATTATCACTTTCTGATAACGTGGTTAAGATTGTTTACCATTTGTTTGACACAAATGGGGATGGACACTTAAGTTCAGATGAGTTTGTAAGAGTGCTACACAACAAAGAAAATGATATCACTCAACCTATGGAGACAGGGATCTTGCGTTTCTTGTCTTGCTGTTGGAACTGTAAGCATAGCTTCCCATACTCGCGGTTGTTTTCTTAG